A DNA window from Streptomyces sp. B21-083 contains the following coding sequences:
- a CDS encoding MFS transporter → MSGTTTAAAAPRGRTAGASANRWVVLLVLCTSLLLVAVDATVLHVAVPAVSEDLRPGAIELLWIVDVYPLVCASLLILFGTLGDRVGRRRILLLGYGLFGVASGLAAFADSALVLILARALLGVGGAMIMPATLSILRQVFPDRRERAMAIGVWSAVAAVGAAVGPLLGGFLLEHFWWGSVFLVNIPLMLVSLPVGRLLLPESRGERGAGPWDVVGALTAAGGLFGVVLGVKRLGGGEGAGNFLTVVPLVVGAALLVVFVRRQRRRTYPLVDLRMFARPAFSTSVGCIVLAMLALVGLELIAAQYLQLVLDLSPLETGLRLLPLTLAAMAAGLAGARLLRRFGPRTTVCAGFCLTAAAVGLLTAMGGEDNAGLMLSGFVLLGFGLETTLFGAYESMLSEAPAAQAGGAAAIGETSYQLGAGIGIALLGSVMNAAYAPGVGSVPGVPASASASAGHSLGEAYEVAGRLGGSPGVALRAAARDAFVHGLHVTLLVSAGLLVLGAVMALRLPRVMCGGAAEPVAVPGPREVAGSRVSV, encoded by the coding sequence ATGTCCGGGACGACCACGGCTGCCGCAGCGCCGCGCGGTCGGACGGCCGGTGCGAGTGCCAATCGCTGGGTCGTCCTCCTTGTCCTCTGCACGAGTCTGCTGCTCGTCGCGGTCGACGCGACCGTGCTGCATGTGGCGGTGCCCGCCGTCAGTGAGGATCTCCGGCCCGGCGCGATAGAGCTGCTCTGGATCGTCGACGTCTACCCGCTGGTCTGTGCCTCGCTGCTGATCCTTTTCGGCACGCTGGGCGACCGTGTCGGCCGCCGACGGATCCTGCTCCTCGGATACGGGCTGTTCGGCGTCGCCTCCGGTCTGGCCGCTTTCGCCGACAGTGCTCTGGTGCTGATCCTGGCGCGGGCGCTGCTGGGCGTCGGCGGCGCGATGATCATGCCGGCGACGCTCTCGATCCTGCGCCAGGTCTTTCCCGACCGGCGCGAACGGGCGATGGCGATCGGTGTCTGGAGTGCGGTGGCGGCGGTGGGCGCGGCGGTCGGACCGCTGCTCGGCGGCTTCCTGCTGGAGCACTTCTGGTGGGGTTCGGTCTTCCTCGTCAACATCCCCCTGATGCTGGTCAGCCTGCCGGTCGGCCGGCTGCTGCTGCCCGAGTCGCGCGGTGAGCGCGGTGCCGGCCCGTGGGACGTGGTCGGCGCGCTGACGGCGGCGGGCGGGCTGTTCGGCGTCGTCCTGGGCGTCAAGCGGCTGGGCGGTGGCGAAGGTGCCGGGAACTTCCTGACGGTCGTGCCGCTGGTGGTGGGCGCGGCGCTGCTGGTCGTCTTCGTACGGAGGCAGCGGCGGCGTACGTATCCGCTGGTCGACCTGCGGATGTTCGCGCGGCCGGCCTTCAGTACGTCCGTCGGGTGCATCGTGCTGGCGATGCTCGCGCTGGTCGGACTTGAGCTGATCGCGGCGCAGTATCTGCAACTGGTACTGGACCTCTCGCCGTTGGAGACCGGGCTACGGCTGCTGCCGCTGACGTTGGCGGCGATGGCGGCCGGGCTCGCGGGCGCGCGGCTGCTGCGGAGGTTCGGGCCGCGGACGACGGTGTGCGCCGGGTTCTGCCTCACCGCGGCGGCGGTCGGACTGCTGACGGCGATGGGCGGCGAGGACAACGCGGGGCTGATGCTGTCCGGGTTCGTGTTGCTGGGCTTCGGTCTGGAGACGACGCTCTTCGGGGCGTACGAGTCGATGCTGAGCGAGGCTCCGGCGGCGCAGGCGGGCGGGGCGGCGGCGATCGGTGAGACGTCGTACCAGCTGGGCGCGGGGATCGGGATCGCGCTCCTGGGAAGCGTGATGAACGCGGCGTACGCGCCGGGGGTGGGGTCGGTGCCGGGGGTTCCGGCGTCGGCGTCGGCCTCGGCGGGGCATTCACTGGGCGAGGCGTACGAGGTTGCCGGGCGGCTCGGGGGGTCGCCGGGTGTGGCCCTGCGGGCGGCGGCTCGGGACGCGTTTGTGCACGGGCTGCATGTGACGTTGCTGGTGAGCGCGGGGTTGTTGGTGCTGGGGGCGGTGATGGCGTTGCGGTTGCCGCGGGTGATGTGTGGCGGCGCCGCTGAGCCGGTTGCCGTGCCTGGTCCTCGGGAGGTCGCGGGGTCCCGTGTCTCGGTGTGA
- a CDS encoding mannosyltransferase family protein, with product MTDLGTRPLPAPPTLRRAAPALLGYVAVRVLGLVTLALWSAARDKSTYKLLTARWDSLWYTRVAEVGYGYEVRLPNGDVHSNLAFFPLLPWLERLLASVTPMSYADGGFTVSALASLAAAWGVFAVADHVYGRRAGVYAVLLWAVLPVGIVQSMAYSESLFTALAAWSLYAVLTGRWLTAGTLALLAGLTRPVGLAVVAAIWATAIASFSTWSSNSSSTSTNPSPNPSSSTSSITSFVRERSAPAPHSAPAWRRALGMLLAPLGAAGYVLWVGHHTGKGPLGYLDVQAGWRNGFDGGAAFARFVADKFTSFPSAPAGVGLILGVGLLIWLFVTCVRQRQPLALLVYAGVVTALALCASSYFGSKPRLLVPAFPLLLPLAVALARLRTSRSVLVTGVVAVASAVYGAFWLNGSGPP from the coding sequence GTGACCGATCTTGGAACCCGCCCGCTCCCCGCGCCGCCCACGCTCCGCCGAGCCGCGCCCGCCCTCCTCGGGTACGTGGCCGTCCGTGTGCTGGGCCTGGTCACGCTGGCCCTGTGGAGCGCGGCACGGGACAAGAGCACGTACAAACTGCTCACCGCCCGCTGGGATTCGCTCTGGTACACGCGGGTCGCCGAAGTCGGCTACGGCTACGAGGTGCGCCTGCCGAACGGTGACGTGCACTCGAACCTCGCCTTCTTCCCGCTGCTGCCCTGGCTGGAGCGGCTCCTGGCGTCGGTGACCCCGATGTCGTACGCCGACGGGGGCTTCACGGTGAGCGCCCTGGCCTCCCTGGCCGCCGCGTGGGGCGTGTTCGCGGTCGCCGACCATGTGTACGGGCGTCGGGCCGGGGTGTACGCCGTGCTGCTGTGGGCGGTGCTGCCGGTCGGGATCGTCCAGTCGATGGCGTACAGCGAGTCACTGTTCACGGCCCTGGCCGCCTGGTCCCTGTACGCGGTCCTCACCGGCCGCTGGCTGACGGCGGGCACCCTGGCCCTGCTGGCGGGCCTGACCCGCCCGGTGGGACTCGCGGTGGTGGCGGCGATATGGGCGACCGCCATCGCCTCGTTCAGTACGTGGTCCAGCAACTCCTCCAGTACCTCGACCAACCCCTCGCCCAACCCCTCGTCCAGTACCTCGTCCATTACTTCCTTCGTACGAGAGCGAAGCGCGCCCGCTCCGCACAGCGCACCCGCCTGGCGCCGCGCCCTCGGCATGCTGCTCGCGCCGCTCGGCGCCGCCGGTTACGTGCTGTGGGTAGGTCATCACACCGGCAAGGGTCCACTGGGTTACCTGGACGTCCAGGCCGGCTGGCGCAACGGTTTCGACGGCGGCGCCGCGTTCGCCCGCTTCGTCGCCGACAAGTTCACGTCCTTCCCGTCGGCGCCGGCCGGGGTCGGGCTGATCCTCGGTGTGGGCCTGCTGATCTGGCTGTTCGTCACCTGTGTACGGCAGCGCCAGCCACTGGCGTTGCTCGTGTACGCCGGTGTCGTCACCGCGCTCGCCCTGTGCGCGTCGAGCTACTTCGGCTCGAAACCACGCCTGTTGGTGCCCGCCTTCCCCCTCCTGCTGCCGCTCGCCGTGGCCTTGGCCCGGCTGCGTACGTCCAGGTCGGTGCTGGTGACGGGCGTGGTCGCGGTGGCCTCGGCGGTCTACGGGGCGTTCTGGCTGAACGGCTCGGGTCCGCCCTGA